GATATGCCGGCCTGTCGATCTCTCGTTTCACCAGCGATTACCACGTCCCCGGCATCGCATCGGCGGAAAGCCAGCAGCATAACGATCTCGAGCAAACCAAGATCATGAGCAAGGGCGAGTATCGTCCGGACGCAATGGCCATCGCGGCCGTTCGCTACTGGCTCAGCTATTCGGACTACCGGCACGACGAGGTCGACGTCAACCAGACCGCTTTCGGGACTTTCCAGACCATCGGCGCGACGTTCAAGAACCGCGCGACCGAGGGCAAGGTCGAAGTGGAAAGCCGGCCCGTAGCGACGCCGCTCGGGGCATTGACCGGCATCGTCGGCGTCCAGGGCGCCTACCAGCGCCTCGACACGATCGGCCAGGCCATCCTGCTGCCGGCCCAGACCACGACGGCCGCCGGATACGTCTTCGAGGAATTGCAGCACACCGATACGCTGCGAACCCAGTTCGCCGCCCGCATCGAATCCGTCGACGTTGCCGGCACCTCGTTCGAATTTCCATCGAGCTACCTGCCGCCGCCGAACGAACCGGCGAATGCGCCGTCCCGGTCGAGCTTCCTGCCGACGAGCCTCAGCCTCGGCGTGATCAAGGATCTGCCGTCGTATCTTCAGGCGAGCCTGACGCTGCAGCGGATCCAGCGCGCGCCGCGCGCGCTCGAACTGTTCGCGAGCGGTCCCGACGATTCGGAGAAAACCTTCAAGATCGGTAACCCCGACCTCTCTCTCGAGACCGCCAACACCGCGGAGATCGGCCTGAAGCGAACCCGCGGCGATGTCAGGTTCGATGCCAATCTCTATTACACCCGCTACGACAAGTTCATCTTCGGCCAGTCGACCGGCAATTTCTGCGGGGCGACGTTCGCGAGCTGCGTGGCCGGCGGCACCGGCGACTACATCCAGGTCGCCTACTCCCAGCGCGACGCGATCTTCCGCGGCGGCGAATTGTCGTGGCAATGGGACGTGTCGCCGCTCTCCGGCGGCATCTTCGGCCTGGAAGGCCAGTTCGACGTGGTGCGCGCCACCTTCACCGACGGCACCAACGTGCCGCGCATCCCGCCGATGCGGCTCGGCGGCGGCGTGTACTGGCGCAGCGACGCCTGGTACGCGCGGCTGAACCTGCTGCACGCCTTCCGGCAGAACGACTTCGCGCAATTCGACACGCCGACCGACGGCTACAATCTGCTCAAGCTCCAGATCGAGCACCGGCAGCGCTGGAAGGATTCGCCTTGGGGCGCGGTGGAATTGGCGACGGGTCTGATCGGCGACAATCTGCTCAACGCCGACATCCGTAACTCCGTGCAGTTCCACAAGGACGAGATCCTGCAGCCGGGCCGGACCGTCAAGCTGTTCCTCAACGTCAAATACGGCGCCGACGCGCTCGCGACGAACAGGATCGGCATCGCGCGCGAGCAGGATACACCGTCGATCTTCGGTCAGGCGCCATCCGCGCCATCGTGGGACTGGAGCGGCCTCTATGCCGGCGGCAATGCTGGATATTCATGGGGCGCCGCGAAGACCTATGCGGGCTTCATCGACAATGCGAGCCAGACCCCGCTCTATGGCGAGCGCCCGAGCGCGCGGCTCGATCATGCGGGGCTCGGCGTCCAAGCCGGTTACAACTGGACGATGGGACGGATGGTGGCGGGCATCGAAGGCGATTTCGTCTACGCCGACCAGCACGGCCAGTCGTCGACCACATGCCCGACGGCCGCCTGCAACGCAGCTCTGCTCCCGCTCGATGCGCCGACGACGGCCAGCATGGCCTATCGGCTCGACTGGATGGCCTCGCTGCGCGGCCGCGTCGGCGTCGCGGTGACGCCCGCAACCCTCGCCTACCTCACGGCCGGCGTTCCGTTCGGAACCGTGAGCTCATCCGGATCGGTGTCGGGCTTCACCACGACCGGCGTTGCGACGACGACGCCCTTCAACGTCGACACCTTCCGCTTCGGCTGGGCGGTCGGCGCCGGCCTGGAAAGTCGGCTGCTCGGCAACTGGACCGGACGGATCGAGTATCTCCACGCCGATCTCGGCTCGTTCCGCGCCACGCCGAACATGGCCAGCGGCATGGCAACCTCGTTCGATTCCGATGCGCAGGTCAGGACCGACACCGTCCGCGTCGGTGTGAACTACAAGTTCGGCGCGATGATCGCGGGCGACTAATTCAGATCTCCCCGAGCGAGGGCAGGACCTCCACCGCCGCTCGAATTCAGCCCCGGTTGAACGATGCGCGTAACGGAGCGCCTCCGCTCACTTGACGGTGAACCGGATCGGCAGCCTGACCACCACCAGGTCGCCGGCAAAGGTGTCGGGGGGAGCCGGAAACGGTTGCGCGCGCTTCAGCAAAGCAACGGCTTCGCCATCCAGCGCATCCGAGCCCGAGCTCTGGATCACGCGCGCGTCGCCTACGATCCCGTTACGATCCAGCGTGAAGCGGACCTGGGCGATGCCCTGTTCCCGGCGCGACCGAGCGGCTTCGGGATAGCGCTTGTTGCGTTCGACCAGTGCCAGGATCTGCGAACGCCAGGTCGCGATCGCCTGCGAGTCCTTTTGGTTCGGCTGACCCTGGGTTGGCGCCGCAGCCACCGGCGCGATGCGTTCCGACACGGCCGGCGGTGCCGACGTCGCCGCGGCGGCCTGTTGCTCCGGGGCGGCGTCCGGCTGCGCCTTGGTGCGCGCATCGACGACGGCCTCCGGGTTGGCCGCCTGCGGAAGCTCGGGCGCATCGTCGAGCTGTGCGACCTCCGGCTTCGCCTCGGGGCGCGCCTCGGACATCACCTGCTCCGGCCCGGGCGGAATCTCGGTCGGCGTGGTCGATGGGGCCGCAGGCAGCGGCGCGAGGTCCACCACCACGGCGCCCGCCGGCTCGGCGGGATCGAGATCGTCCTGCCGTTGCCACGTCGCGAGCGAAGCGGCGAGTGCACTGTACATGGTCAGAACGGCGAGGCTGCTGAAAGTCCAGCGCTTCAGGTCCGCTGCGTCTTCGGCGGCGAGACGCTTCATGGTTCAGTCGTCTGCTCCAGCCCGACCAGCGCGACCTTCAGGTAACCGGCCGCGCGCAGTCCATTCATGACCCGCATGATCTCACCGTAGGGAACCATCTTGTCGCCGCGAAGAAAAATCCGCGCATCCTTCTGGCCGTTGGTGGCGGCATCGAGTGCGCCGGCGAGCGCGGCACGGCTGACCGTCTCCTCGCCGACGGACAAGGAGAGATCCGGCTTCACGGTGAGATAGACCGGCTTGTCCGGACGCGGATGCGGCTGGGCATTCGAAGCCGGCAGGTCGACGGCAATGTCGACCGTCGCGAGCGGCGCAGCAACCATGAAGATGATCAGGAGCACGAGGATGACGTCGATGAACGGCGTGACGTTGATGTCATTAACCTCGGCGAGGTCGCCGCCGGCCTGATTGAGATTGATCGCCATCGGCCTACTCCGCCGCCGCGAGCCGCAATCGCTTGGCGCTGATGCCGCCGCCATCGAGATCCCGGCCCGCCAGGCGCGCGATCTCCGACGAACTGTCGACCAGCAGCGCGCGATACGCACCGATCTGGCGGGCAAACAGGTTGTAGACCACCACCGCCGGGATGGCGGCGACGAGCCCGAGCGCAGTCGCCAGCAGCGCTTCCGCGATGCCGGGCGCAACCACCGCGAGGTTGGTGGTCTGCGATTTCGAGATACCGATGAAGCTGTTCATGATGCCCCAGACCGTGCCGAACAGGCCGACGAAGGGGCCGGTTGCTCCGATGGTCGCGAGCACACCGGTGCCGAACGCGATACGCCGGCTCGCGGCCGCCTCGATCTGCTGCAGGCGGGACGCAATCCGCGCCTTGATGCCGTCCTTGTCCATCCGGTCGGTGCTGAGATCGAGTTCGGCGACCGTCGCCTCCAGCAATCGTGCGACGGGCCCCTCGCGGACCGTCTGCACGGCCTCGTCGAGGCTCCGCGCCCCCTCGAGCTCGCGCAGAGCGCGCCTCACATTGCGGCGCGCGCCGAACATCTCAATCGCCTTGGACAGGCAGACCGTGCACGTCACCAACGTGGCGAAAGCAAGCCCCACCATGACGGTCTTCACCACGATGTCGGCCTGCATGAACATGCCCCAGGGGCTGAGATCGCGAGGGAGCGTCGCAGCGGCTGCCACCGTGCTTTCGGAACCCTGCTGCGCGAGCGCGGGCCCCATCGCGCCGGCCAAGCCGAGCACGACGATGGCCGGGAGGCGGAAGGCGACATTTGACGCCTGACCGGTCGAACCGAAGCGCCGGCGCGGAAGCGTACGAATTTGCATCGATTCAGCCTTTCAGCAGTTCAGGTATGTGCTTACGCTTTATTATGTAGCATCACCTACGTCTTGCTGCAAATGCTGGAATTCGCGATGGCGGCGGGCTTGCCGAAGGTTGCACCGCCCCGTCGCCGGCGATCGCGGCCTCCTTGCCGCCACACGTCGCCAAGCCCTTTTCGTGCCGCAGTGTCGTAATGGCTCAGCACCTTGTCCAGCGGACAACGCTAGCGGACCCGCTCAAACGTGATGCGGATCTTCGTGCCGTCGGGGCGTTGAAAATTCTCGGTCATGACGTCGCCGTCGACCACCAGGCGCAGGTCCTGCCGCGTCCGGACGCTGCCGATCCAGTTCGGGAAGGTGCAGCCTTCGACCTTGTTGCCGCTGAACTCGCCGTTCTCATCCACCGTGTAGGTGCCGAAAAAGCCGATGCTGCCGGCCATGGCGGCGCGGTTTTCCGCGTCCGTGCCCTCGCCCCGCGCGTTGGAGGCAAAGCGCGGCACGTCCGCATCGGTCAGCACCTCGATGAAGTGCATGTCCGGCGTGAAGGTCAGCATCCCATTCGGCCGCGCGCCATAGGCCGGCAGGTTCTTGCCCTCGGGATCGATCTGGGCAGAAACCATTCTCCAGGTGCCGAGCACCTTGTTCGGCGGCGTAGCGTTGGCTGGAGCACTCATCAGGCAAACTCCCAAGGCGATCAGCACCAGATGTCGACGGTTCATATTGGAGTCCCTCGGCTTCATCCTCCCAGGCGGCTATTTTCTCAACGTCACCGCGCGCCGCCGGGTTTCGCAGGGCTGTCGGCAAATTCCCTCAAGGCAACGTTGACGGCGCCAAAACGCGTTTTAGCGCGAAGCGAGATAGGGACGTGCAGGTCGAGCGCAGCGGCGCGGCCGTAGGTGACCTCGATCTGAGCCGGATCCGCGCCTTCCGCCCGCGCATTCGCGCCGCCGCCGATCATCCCGGCCAACGGTTTCATGACGACGCGGCAGGTCGTCGTTGGGCCGAGAAAACCTTTGCGGTCGGTCGAACCGGAGGCCTGCGGCTCGAGGCGGATGTCATAGCGGCGCAGGCCGTCGAGGATCGACAAGGTCCGATCGCAGGCATCGCCCTTTGCCTTGTCCTCACCCCTGCCGGCCGGAATGAGCAGTGCGCTCAGGGGATCGGCGACTGCATTGAGGTGTTTTGCTTCGATCGCTGGCTGATCCGAGGTCAGCTCGAGCGGAGGATCGATCGTCATCGTCTTGACGACGCCCTCGGCCATGCCGAGTGTGACCTTCTGCCTGCGCTTACCGTTCCGATAATCGAGATCGAAGCCTGCGGGGACCAGGCGGCCGTCCTTGTAGGCGCCGCTGGATGCCGCCACGCCGGCGGCATCGCTGAGCAGCCTGGTTGCTCCGCTGCTCTGATAGGTAACGCGGGCCGTGTAGAGATTGCCGCGGACCGCCAGATCCAGCGTCGCGTTCGCAAGCGGCAGGCCGACGAGCGTGACGGCGTAGGTGGCGCGAATATCCGCATCCGCCGCCGCCGGACTTGGAACGGCGAGCAAAACCCAGCTGGCGCTGAGCCCGCACAGCGCAACGCGCATCGTGCCCGCGCCGAGCCGCGTCACGCGCATGAATCCGTCCTCGCCATGGCGCGGTTCGACTCCGTCACGAAGCTCGCGCCGGTCAGTCTTGCCGAGACATCCCACAGACGCGACGCCACCGCATCGTCATCGGCCTGCGGCGGCACGCGCGCGACCGACGGTGACCCCCGCGTTTCGCCGAACTTGTCCGGACCGTAATAGCCGCCGGGGACGATGTCCGGCGATGTCGCCGCAAACAGCGTCGGCAGCGCCCCTTGCGCCGGCGGCTGAAACAGGAACCACAGCGCGCTGCGCGCGATGCCAGCGAGGCTCATCCGGCCGGCACCGTTCGGAATGAGGTCGGTGCGCGAAATGCCGGGATGGGCGGCAACGCTGGTGATGCCCCAGCCGGAGGCCCGGCTTCGCCGCTGCAGCTCGAACGCAAACATCAGGTTCGCGAGCTTGGACTGGCCATAGATCGCCATCGGCTTGTACCAGCGCTCCGCCTGCAGATTGTCGAATTCGATCGATGCGCCGCGGGCGGCGACGCTGGACACGGTGACGACACGGGCCCCAACGCCCTTTCGCAGCAGCGGGAGAAGCTCGGCGGTCAACGCGAAATGACCGAGGTGGTTGGTGCCGAACTGCAATTCGAACCCGTCGGGCGTCACTTGCCGGTCAGGCGGCGCCATGAC
This genomic stretch from Bradyrhizobium daqingense harbors:
- a CDS encoding oxidoreductase yields the protein MSGWSAHEISSQQRRCAVVTGTGGLAYEDALALACAGGDVIIAGRNAAKGADAVARIQSRQPRANVRFELLDLADLHSIRAFGSRLRAGRTSLDLLINNAAVMAPPDRQVTPDGFELQFGTNHLGHFALTAELLPLLRKGVGARVVTVSSVAARGASIEFDNLQAERWYKPMAIYGQSKLANLMFAFELQRRSRASGWGITSVAAHPGISRTDLIPNGAGRMSLAGIARSALWFLFQPPAQGALPTLFAATSPDIVPGGYYGPDKFGETRGSPSVARVPPQADDDAVASRLWDVSARLTGASFVTESNRAMARTDSCA
- the exbD gene encoding TonB system transport protein ExbD; the encoded protein is MAINLNQAGGDLAEVNDINVTPFIDVILVLLIIFMVAAPLATVDIAVDLPASNAQPHPRPDKPVYLTVKPDLSLSVGEETVSRAALAGALDAATNGQKDARIFLRGDKMVPYGEIMRVMNGLRAAGYLKVALVGLEQTTEP
- a CDS encoding DUF3108 domain-containing protein; this translates as MRVTRLGAGTMRVALCGLSASWVLLAVPSPAAADADIRATYAVTLVGLPLANATLDLAVRGNLYTARVTYQSSGATRLLSDAAGVAASSGAYKDGRLVPAGFDLDYRNGKRRQKVTLGMAEGVVKTMTIDPPLELTSDQPAIEAKHLNAVADPLSALLIPAGRGEDKAKGDACDRTLSILDGLRRYDIRLEPQASGSTDRKGFLGPTTTCRVVMKPLAGMIGGGANARAEGADPAQIEVTYGRAAALDLHVPISLRAKTRFGAVNVALREFADSPAKPGGAR
- the exbB gene encoding tonB-system energizer ExbB; its protein translation is MQIRTLPRRRFGSTGQASNVAFRLPAIVVLGLAGAMGPALAQQGSESTVAAAATLPRDLSPWGMFMQADIVVKTVMVGLAFATLVTCTVCLSKAIEMFGARRNVRRALRELEGARSLDEAVQTVREGPVARLLEATVAELDLSTDRMDKDGIKARIASRLQQIEAAASRRIAFGTGVLATIGATGPFVGLFGTVWGIMNSFIGISKSQTTNLAVVAPGIAEALLATALGLVAAIPAVVVYNLFARQIGAYRALLVDSSSEIARLAGRDLDGGGISAKRLRLAAAE
- a CDS encoding lipocalin-like domain-containing protein, which codes for MSAPANATPPNKVLGTWRMVSAQIDPEGKNLPAYGARPNGMLTFTPDMHFIEVLTDADVPRFASNARGEGTDAENRAAMAGSIGFFGTYTVDENGEFSGNKVEGCTFPNWIGSVRTRQDLRLVVDGDVMTENFQRPDGTKIRITFERVR
- a CDS encoding energy transducer TonB yields the protein MKRLAAEDAADLKRWTFSSLAVLTMYSALAASLATWQRQDDLDPAEPAGAVVVDLAPLPAAPSTTPTEIPPGPEQVMSEARPEAKPEVAQLDDAPELPQAANPEAVVDARTKAQPDAAPEQQAAAATSAPPAVSERIAPVAAAPTQGQPNQKDSQAIATWRSQILALVERNKRYPEAARSRREQGIAQVRFTLDRNGIVGDARVIQSSGSDALDGEAVALLKRAQPFPAPPDTFAGDLVVVRLPIRFTVK
- a CDS encoding TonB-dependent receptor domain-containing protein, giving the protein MFFTAPGATSAGLSTQSSRPVLRGLSDAKVRIQENGIGSVDVSDIAQDHGVPLDPLALQRTEIFRGPGALRFGSQAVGGIVDVTNNRIPTAAPVGGMAAELRSAVTSVDNGWESGLLLDAGAGNAAVHADVYGRGAQDYRIPSYPYLAPPSPAPAFNGRQPNSAMQSAGAAIGGSYLFDGGYAGLSISRFTSDYHVPGIASAESQQHNDLEQTKIMSKGEYRPDAMAIAAVRYWLSYSDYRHDEVDVNQTAFGTFQTIGATFKNRATEGKVEVESRPVATPLGALTGIVGVQGAYQRLDTIGQAILLPAQTTTAAGYVFEELQHTDTLRTQFAARIESVDVAGTSFEFPSSYLPPPNEPANAPSRSSFLPTSLSLGVIKDLPSYLQASLTLQRIQRAPRALELFASGPDDSEKTFKIGNPDLSLETANTAEIGLKRTRGDVRFDANLYYTRYDKFIFGQSTGNFCGATFASCVAGGTGDYIQVAYSQRDAIFRGGELSWQWDVSPLSGGIFGLEGQFDVVRATFTDGTNVPRIPPMRLGGGVYWRSDAWYARLNLLHAFRQNDFAQFDTPTDGYNLLKLQIEHRQRWKDSPWGAVELATGLIGDNLLNADIRNSVQFHKDEILQPGRTVKLFLNVKYGADALATNRIGIAREQDTPSIFGQAPSAPSWDWSGLYAGGNAGYSWGAAKTYAGFIDNASQTPLYGERPSARLDHAGLGVQAGYNWTMGRMVAGIEGDFVYADQHGQSSTTCPTAACNAALLPLDAPTTASMAYRLDWMASLRGRVGVAVTPATLAYLTAGVPFGTVSSSGSVSGFTTTGVATTTPFNVDTFRFGWAVGAGLESRLLGNWTGRIEYLHADLGSFRATPNMASGMATSFDSDAQVRTDTVRVGVNYKFGAMIAGD